The Gammaproteobacteria bacterium nucleotide sequence AAAAGCGCTGAAAAACAACAGATCATGAATGAGTTTAAACAAGGAAATCTTAATCTGTTGGTCGCAACAACTGTTATTGAAGTGGGGGTTGACGTGCCCAATGCGAGCCTAATGATTATTGAAAACCCCGAACGGCTCGGGCTAGCCCAACTGCATCAACTCAGAGGACGAGTTGGTCGCGGTAAAATTGATAGCCACTGTGTCTTGTTGTATCACAGCCCTTTGTCGGTCACTGCGACTAAGCGACTAGGCGTATTGCGTAAAACCAATGATGGCTTTGTTATCGCGCAAAAAGATCTCGAAATTCGTGGTCCTGGAGAAGTACTTGGCACCAAACAAACGGGCTTGGCCGATCTAAAAATAGCCGATCTCATTCGCGACCAAAAGCTAATCCCACAGATCCAACAAATGGCCCATAATTTAGCTGAGCATTATCCACAATGGGTCTCCCCCATCGTCACGAGATGGCTCGGCAACAAACAACATTATAGTCAGGTATAATTGAGGAACCCAATGCAAGTGAAATCACCGCGAGATCCAAAAACAGCGAACAATTCGACTGAAATTTATATTGTTATTGCTATTGCGCTCGTCATCGTAGTCGTAGGTACGTATCTGTATAACTCTAACGACCCATTAACTGCGCATCCAACTCCGGAACAACTGCCTCTACTTCAAGAGCCTAACACCGCAGGAGATAGCCCTGTCATCGAACCCAATGATCAAATAAGCATTGGTGATAACGATCTTGCAAGCCAAGATGTAGCAACTCAAACGAACATGTCAGCGGTCAACAGCTCGAGCCAGCAACAGCCTCAATCGATAGCGGCTCAACTCATCGCGGCTAAGCAAAAAATAACAGGCTATGAGCCAGAGATCGAACCGACGACAACACCCGAGCCAGCAGCGGTATCACTGCCAAGCCTCGATAAATCAGACGCGGTAGTATTACCTGCAGCCAAGCAATTGTCTTGGTTACCACTTTATTCTGCCTTACTGATTAATAAAGATCTTATTCGCAATTTTGTGGTATTTGTCGATAACTTATCGCGCGGTGATTTAGTGACAAAATTTAGTCCGTTACAGCGGCCTCAAGAAAAGTTTTTGGTGACCGAGCAGGCGCAAGAAATTTATTTAGATACACTAGGTTATGCGCGCTATGATTTGTATGTCGATATTATTAATTCGATTGATATCGAGTTTGCGACCAATCAGTATCTCGCGTTAAAACCTTTATTTAAAGATGCATATCAAGAGCTTGGATATCCTGGCGATTCATTTGACGCAACGCTTTATCAAGCAATTGAAGTATTGCTCGACGCGCCAGTGATCCGCGAGCCGATCAAACTCGTTGCGCCATCTGCGATGTACAAATTTGCGGATCCAGACTTAGAACAGCTGCCAGCAGCGCATAAATTGATGCTAAGAATGGGTCCAGATAACCAGCTAAAATTACAGCCTAAATTACTGCAAATTCAACTGGCCTTAGAAAACATCACGCGGCAGGGCTAGGCAATATCACATAGCGGCCGTTAAATATTGCGGCTGCGCTTGATTGTTGCTGACAAAACATCTCAACTGTTAATTCAATACTGACCTTATCGCCGCTTAAGATCGGCAATAACTGGGTTATTTCAATCAACTGATTCGCCACTCCAGTAGGTTGTTGTGACAAGGGCCGTCGATAGCGGATTTCTCCTTTAGCTAGCACGATGCTGCCTGATATTCCAACACGCTGTAATGCTAGATGCACTAAACCCCAACCGGTTAAAACCGCTTGAGAGTATATCGCACCGGCAAACATTGTTTGATGAACATTAATGCTCGCTGCCAGTTCACTGCTGGTGACCAAACGGTCTGGCGTTGCGGCAGTAATGGCTAATTTCATATAATCAGTCATCGGGATACCGCTGTGCCAAGTCAATTCAAGTGCTTGAGTCGC carries:
- a CDS encoding DUF3014 domain-containing protein, with the protein product MQVKSPRDPKTANNSTEIYIVIAIALVIVVVGTYLYNSNDPLTAHPTPEQLPLLQEPNTAGDSPVIEPNDQISIGDNDLASQDVATQTNMSAVNSSSQQQPQSIAAQLIAAKQKITGYEPEIEPTTTPEPAAVSLPSLDKSDAVVLPAAKQLSWLPLYSALLINKDLIRNFVVFVDNLSRGDLVTKFSPLQRPQEKFLVTEQAQEIYLDTLGYARYDLYVDIINSIDIEFATNQYLALKPLFKDAYQELGYPGDSFDATLYQAIEVLLDAPVIREPIKLVAPSAMYKFADPDLEQLPAAHKLMLRMGPDNQLKLQPKLLQIQLALENITRQG
- a CDS encoding YiiD C-terminal domain-containing protein gives rise to the protein MNHASVEALSWQWLPSDDLLLAQFMIDYEVSIGDYLVAYDHQQHIVAAGKLSHLSDEHARLDVVVLPSFRRMGLGREVVNRLNDQATQQQFQRLIAFSEPNFWLSLGFLPTVDKTFSLLLPPATQALELTWHSGIPMTDYMKLAITAATPDRLVTSSELAASINVHQTMFAGAIYSQAVLTGWGLVHLALQRVGISGSIVLAKGEIRYRRPLSQQPTGVANQLIEITQLLPILSGDKVSIELTVEMFCQQQSSAAAIFNGRYVILPSPAA